The following proteins are co-located in the Alcaligenes faecalis genome:
- a CDS encoding efflux RND transporter periplasmic adaptor subunit has product MKSKAVKRRWALALLAVLVLGALAAQAGRSSEQFETVAVEQSDIRATVAAVGTLKPSRYVDVGAQVSGQITALPVAPGDQVEQGQLLVEIDPSVQQATVDAGRASLAAFRAQLAEQQAQLVLARQQLARQRQLERQQASRQEDIQIAQANLATAQARVAHVQAQMEQTQATLKADEARLGYTRIYAPMSGTVIGVQAREGQTLNATYQTPTILRIADLSTMTVWTSVSEADIRRIKPGMTVTFTTLGEQGETQARQWQARVRQIMPAPEGSTKEETTATAPTATQAIMYTVLFDVDNEDGELMPQMTAQVLFEIDRADQALLVPLVALRADTDRGPEAFKVAVLEQGKLQEKPVSLGVRNRHQVQVLDGLTSGEQVVLAVVAPERGWRWLQW; this is encoded by the coding sequence ATGAAGTCCAAAGCAGTGAAGCGTCGCTGGGCGTTGGCCCTGTTGGCGGTGCTGGTGCTGGGGGCGCTGGCCGCACAGGCCGGGCGCTCCTCAGAGCAGTTTGAAACGGTGGCTGTGGAGCAAAGCGATATACGCGCTACCGTTGCTGCGGTGGGGACGTTAAAGCCCAGTCGCTATGTGGATGTGGGTGCACAGGTGTCGGGGCAGATTACGGCTTTGCCGGTTGCACCGGGCGATCAGGTTGAGCAGGGGCAGTTGCTGGTGGAAATTGATCCCAGTGTGCAGCAAGCCACCGTTGATGCCGGCCGCGCTTCGTTGGCGGCGTTTCGCGCCCAGTTGGCTGAACAGCAGGCCCAGCTTGTGTTGGCCCGTCAGCAGTTGGCTCGTCAGCGTCAATTGGAGCGCCAGCAGGCCAGCCGTCAGGAAGATATCCAGATCGCCCAGGCGAATCTGGCTACGGCTCAAGCTCGTGTTGCTCATGTACAAGCGCAGATGGAACAGACCCAGGCTACGCTGAAAGCTGATGAAGCCCGACTGGGCTATACGCGTATTTACGCGCCCATGAGTGGCACCGTCATTGGCGTACAGGCGCGGGAAGGACAGACGCTGAATGCCACATACCAAACGCCCACTATTTTGCGTATTGCGGACCTGAGCACCATGACGGTGTGGACCAGTGTGTCCGAGGCCGATATTCGCCGTATCAAACCGGGCATGACCGTGACCTTTACGACCCTGGGTGAGCAGGGCGAGACGCAGGCGCGTCAATGGCAGGCCAGGGTACGGCAGATCATGCCGGCCCCCGAAGGCAGCACAAAGGAAGAAACCACTGCAACAGCCCCGACAGCCACACAGGCCATCATGTATACGGTGCTGTTTGATGTGGACAACGAAGATGGCGAGTTGATGCCTCAGATGACGGCTCAGGTGTTGTTTGAAATTGATCGGGCTGACCAGGCTTTGCTGGTGCCTTTGGTGGCGTTGCGCGCTGATACTGATCGTGGTCCCGAGGCGTTTAAGGTGGCTGTGCTCGAGCAGGGCAAGCTGCAGGAAAAGCCGGTCAGCCTGGGGGTGCGTAATCGCCACCAGGTTCAGGTTCTGGATGGCTTGACCTCGGGAGAGCAGGTTGTGCTGGCCGTGGTGGCCCCCGAGCGTGGCTGGCGGTGGTTGCAATGGTAG
- the cas6f gene encoding type I-F CRISPR-associated endoribonuclease Cas6/Csy4, whose amino-acid sequence MSTHYIEIRILPDPEFSAVHLMGVLYAKLHRALVQMGTQGLGVSFPGYSIKPRTVGPIMRIHGSLSELQSLEQTQWLRGMHDHIDLKEASPVPQDATYRTVYRRQFKTNVDRLRRRRMKRHGETADQAVKAIPECVQQQPTLPFIQMRSQSTAQTFCLFLEMGPEQEVAALGGFNAYGLSTQASVPWF is encoded by the coding sequence ATGAGCACTCATTACATCGAAATTCGTATTTTGCCTGATCCGGAGTTTAGTGCGGTTCATCTAATGGGAGTCTTGTATGCCAAGCTGCATCGGGCCTTGGTGCAAATGGGCACGCAGGGCCTGGGAGTCAGTTTTCCGGGCTATTCCATAAAGCCTCGTACAGTGGGGCCAATAATGCGGATTCATGGTTCCTTGTCAGAGTTGCAGAGTTTGGAGCAGACTCAGTGGTTACGCGGGATGCATGATCATATTGATTTGAAAGAAGCCAGCCCTGTTCCGCAGGACGCGACGTACCGAACGGTTTATCGTCGTCAGTTCAAAACCAATGTCGATCGGCTGCGGCGCAGGCGTATGAAGCGTCATGGAGAAACAGCAGATCAGGCTGTGAAGGCGATTCCTGAATGTGTTCAACAGCAACCAACCTTGCCGTTCATACAGATGCGTAGCCAAAGTACCGCACAAACCTTTTGTCTGTTCCTGGAAATGGGACCGGAGCAGGAGGTGGCAGCGTTGGGAGGTTTCAATGCTTATGGACTAAGTACGCAGGCTAGCGTCCCTTGGTTTTGA
- the csy3 gene encoding type I-F CRISPR-associated protein Csy3: MSLKTASVLAFERKIDPSDALFYAGSWQDQDKQAAWQTVVITQKSVRGTISNRLKAKDQDPAKLDAAIEKPNLQTVDVAALPPNSDTLQVGFTLRILSGMGLPSACNNVEYQAKLQQVVQAYIQDNGFTELARRYAHNLANGRFLWRNRIGAEQVQVLIDLLEQGQVSQSWSFDALTLSLRQFDQKGQTPELEALSQLIAQGLAGARHVLLRIRAYVRVGQGQEVFPSQELILERGKGDKSRTLYHVNDVAAMHSQKIGNAIRTIDDWYPGSQELGPIAVEPYGSVTTQGKAYRQPKENLDFYTLLDNWVLKDKAPALEQQHFVMAVLIRGGVFGDAGN; encoded by the coding sequence ATGTCTTTGAAGACCGCATCCGTATTAGCATTCGAGCGCAAAATTGACCCGTCTGATGCTTTGTTTTATGCAGGAAGTTGGCAAGATCAGGATAAACAGGCTGCTTGGCAAACTGTGGTGATCACTCAGAAATCGGTTCGCGGCACGATCTCTAACCGACTCAAAGCCAAAGACCAGGATCCTGCTAAGTTGGATGCCGCTATTGAGAAGCCTAATTTGCAAACCGTAGACGTGGCGGCTTTGCCCCCTAATAGCGACACATTACAAGTTGGTTTTACCTTACGTATTTTGTCTGGCATGGGATTGCCATCGGCTTGCAATAACGTGGAGTACCAGGCCAAGTTGCAGCAGGTGGTGCAGGCTTATATACAAGACAATGGCTTTACGGAGCTGGCCCGTCGTTATGCTCACAACCTGGCTAATGGTCGGTTCTTGTGGCGCAATCGAATTGGCGCAGAGCAGGTTCAGGTCCTTATTGATTTGCTTGAGCAAGGCCAGGTCAGTCAGAGTTGGTCGTTTGATGCCTTGACGTTGAGCCTGCGCCAGTTTGATCAAAAAGGGCAAACGCCAGAGCTGGAGGCCTTGTCGCAATTGATTGCACAAGGTTTGGCTGGGGCGCGTCATGTTTTGCTGCGTATTCGTGCGTATGTGCGTGTGGGGCAAGGACAGGAAGTATTCCCTTCCCAGGAGCTGATTCTGGAGCGGGGTAAAGGCGATAAAAGCCGAACCTTGTATCACGTTAATGATGTTGCTGCAATGCACTCACAAAAAATTGGCAATGCCATTCGTACTATTGACGATTGGTACCCAGGCTCGCAGGAGCTGGGGCCTATTGCGGTGGAGCCGTATGGTTCGGTGACGACTCAAGGCAAGGCGTACCGTCAGCCCAAAGAAAATCTGGACTTTTATACCTTGCTGGATAATTGGGTGCTGAAAGATAAAGCCCCAGCCCTGGAGCAACAGCATTTTGTCATGGCCGTATTGATCCGTGGCGGTGTCTTTGGTGATGCTGGGAACTGA
- the csy2 gene encoding type I-F CRISPR-associated protein Csy2: MSSNIEALLLIPRLRIQNANAISSPLTHGFPAMSAFLGLMWALNRKLEKTGVPIVLEKVGVVCHSHQEQVNTGFVSTFNLTRNPVDKKGDTLAIVEEGRMQLELSLIFQLRGRANGENGSLASQEHTQRQDWAKQVDDCLATMRVAGGSVLGHQGAQRTPSMMLWPSEEKEQKELFRTLRRRCLPGFALVSREDLLQSHWSKLKDEVPESTLLDAWLDLSRFNYRSQQMEDGSVKWQHDREGWVVPIPVGYRALGPLQESGSVLNARDTSTPFRFVESVYSIGQWLGPHHLNHPDDLLWYAQYQEPEGSYLCCNAYQAPEPEPEPESGLSLLDDSVFDWTT, from the coding sequence ATGAGTTCGAACATAGAAGCCTTGTTGCTGATTCCCCGTTTGCGTATTCAAAATGCCAACGCCATCTCCAGCCCCTTAACCCACGGCTTCCCAGCCATGAGTGCTTTTTTGGGCTTGATGTGGGCCTTGAATCGCAAGTTGGAAAAAACAGGTGTCCCTATTGTGCTGGAAAAAGTGGGGGTTGTTTGCCACTCACATCAGGAGCAAGTAAATACTGGCTTTGTGAGCACGTTTAATCTGACCCGCAATCCGGTTGACAAGAAAGGCGACACTCTGGCGATTGTAGAAGAGGGGCGCATGCAGTTGGAGCTCAGTCTCATCTTTCAGCTTCGGGGGCGCGCCAATGGGGAGAACGGCAGCTTGGCGAGTCAAGAGCACACTCAACGACAGGATTGGGCGAAACAGGTCGATGACTGTTTGGCGACGATGCGCGTGGCGGGCGGTAGTGTGCTGGGACATCAGGGGGCGCAGCGAACCCCATCCATGATGCTTTGGCCCTCCGAGGAGAAAGAGCAGAAAGAACTGTTCCGCACCTTGCGGCGTCGTTGTCTACCAGGCTTTGCGCTGGTAAGCCGAGAGGATTTGCTGCAATCGCATTGGAGCAAATTAAAAGACGAAGTACCCGAGAGCACCTTGCTGGATGCCTGGCTGGATTTATCGCGCTTCAATTACCGCAGTCAGCAAATGGAAGATGGGTCGGTAAAGTGGCAACACGATCGTGAGGGTTGGGTTGTGCCTATTCCAGTTGGTTATCGTGCGCTAGGACCGTTGCAGGAGTCTGGGTCGGTCTTGAATGCTCGTGACACCTCCACACCCTTTCGTTTTGTAGAAAGCGTTTATTCAATTGGGCAATGGCTTGGTCCTCATCATTTAAACCATCCCGACGATTTGCTCTGGTATGCCCAGTACCAAGAGCCTGAAGGAAGCTACCTGTGCTGCAACGCATACCAAGCTCCCGAGCCAGAGCCAGAGCCTGAGTCTGGTTTGTCCCTTCTGGATGACTCGGTGTTTGATTGGACCACTTAA
- the csy1 gene encoding type I-F CRISPR-associated protein Csy1 — MNESLSSEKARQWRELIQSFIQARLQAKLEKLSEDDPKRSDLIAQYQVETWLADAARRVKQIQAVTHSLKPIHPDARGTNLYVDPTALPALEQLSSHVLHDNFASDVVGNAAALDVYKFLRLEWGGHSILDRLQADDPAVLAAFCADLEQAKEWQQAFLGLLQDNGQAMSSHVLAKQLYFLVGEDSGDDAHYHLLAPLFPTSLVHAVHEVLQEDRFGEPMKLARQAQRDKVMHEHAVRWYPNLAVRKLGGTKPQNISQLNSERGGVNYLLSSLPPTWTSRSAPSPWAVESIFDSLFMQRREVRQQVRGLQRFLHSQPKPIKETRDRVDDYLARLIDELVSFAAELRLAWPAGWTADSRCQLNREEQLWLDTERVRQEDLFSSEDDQAFRAEWYWMDWPDQIGQRFARWLNGRLGDTLPVGDVEYFHWKKELLIDQAHWASQLRTLRQQNNAPLYISARKGGI; from the coding sequence GTGAATGAATCCTTAAGTTCTGAGAAAGCGAGGCAATGGAGGGAGCTTATCCAGAGCTTTATCCAGGCCCGTTTACAGGCCAAATTAGAAAAGCTGTCCGAGGATGATCCCAAACGCTCTGATTTGATTGCTCAGTATCAAGTTGAGACATGGTTGGCTGACGCTGCTCGGCGGGTTAAGCAGATTCAGGCGGTGACGCATTCCTTGAAGCCGATCCACCCTGATGCGCGAGGCACCAATCTCTATGTGGACCCGACGGCGTTACCTGCATTGGAGCAGCTAAGTAGCCATGTGCTGCATGACAACTTTGCCAGCGATGTGGTTGGTAATGCTGCGGCACTCGATGTCTATAAATTTCTACGTTTGGAGTGGGGCGGACACAGCATTTTGGACCGTTTGCAAGCGGATGATCCTGCTGTGCTGGCTGCGTTTTGTGCTGATCTCGAACAGGCTAAAGAGTGGCAGCAAGCCTTTCTGGGCTTGCTCCAGGACAATGGTCAAGCCATGTCCAGCCATGTTCTGGCTAAGCAGTTGTATTTCTTGGTGGGCGAAGATTCTGGTGATGATGCACACTATCATTTGCTCGCTCCGTTGTTCCCCACCTCCTTGGTTCATGCCGTGCATGAAGTACTTCAAGAGGATCGGTTTGGGGAACCTATGAAACTGGCCCGACAGGCACAGCGCGATAAGGTGATGCATGAGCATGCGGTGCGCTGGTATCCCAATTTGGCTGTCCGTAAATTGGGAGGTACTAAGCCGCAGAATATCTCTCAGTTAAATAGCGAGCGGGGTGGCGTTAATTACTTGCTCAGCTCCTTGCCCCCGACTTGGACGTCTCGATCCGCTCCCAGCCCATGGGCGGTAGAGTCCATTTTTGACTCCCTGTTCATGCAGCGTCGGGAGGTGCGTCAGCAAGTAAGAGGTTTGCAACGGTTTTTGCATAGTCAGCCCAAGCCTATTAAAGAAACGCGTGATCGTGTCGACGATTATCTAGCCCGCTTGATTGATGAGTTGGTGTCGTTTGCTGCCGAATTACGCCTGGCTTGGCCTGCGGGTTGGACAGCGGATAGTCGTTGTCAGCTTAATCGTGAAGAGCAGCTATGGCTGGATACTGAGCGAGTTCGTCAGGAAGATCTTTTTAGTTCTGAGGATGACCAAGCGTTTCGCGCCGAATGGTACTGGATGGATTGGCCTGATCAAATCGGCCAGCGCTTTGCCCGCTGGCTCAACGGGCGTTTGGGTGACACTTTACCGGTCGGTGACGTTGAGTATTTTCACTGGAAGAAAGAGCTGTTAATAGATCAAGCTCATTGGGCCAGTCAGTTGCGCACATTACGGCAACAAAACAACGCACCTTTATATATCTCGGCAAGGAAGGGGGGGATATGA